In one window of Drosophila mauritiana strain mau12 chromosome X, ASM438214v1, whole genome shotgun sequence DNA:
- the LOC117147040 gene encoding uncharacterized protein LOC117147040 isoform X2, with amino-acid sequence MNSNSCSDSSNESMVNPPHIQMNFGQQAQQQQSHQHQQQHQERYVWEMRTRSPNVTPASTVLNSPDLNGELSYVPLQGLSPSGGGVQGSGSYGSNAGRDSGGYYYQRPQLHQIRLGRSPGSQFETRDVLPQGLASPGSPTDVGKADGQCLRDGEIVVFDDIDTNWMNKASSGQRPGSNEDVLKVTKMIGQLPIAEYEGSPRRFGSQPNTNTITMGGPRKRPPGFPQRVSPTTSAANNATAPAKASVGNLIDLVDHEEERSGTLREKTPTFDYLYEFSETRKVLEEFFKANPEDEKRYTDYTTESGDDVASSPQEYPATPMEQAYIGQRLARIPKDELYMVHRSPTKKPPSDQNPATAYQEHNDIELYIDSNSRSSGDLADTELEANLRRHSRNFTLSPETTDYDSNCGDLDSLSNDINCPTDFGKLYTSMPVLEDGLSSGHASDTENNVSVVCDKQHSSQSQPVHENNGNGERLDTDYNVMSASLATLTTDASQSALISDFASLPMPPAPPPSSPPQIEIADASESMTMAPDADNPLDSHYGAVYAAALGGTHTEKSAGSGLGVTPVTGGGSLPSQAASEIQEAMKEIRSALQRAKTQPEKLKFCDEVLPTDPDSPVWVPRKGTTVSAAQGAAADEEPDTDLETDRLLGQQRHDEQDFFADQTLADNNANEGTDIASNGHLNGTSDNNNPNPMNTTKPQTYSTATIRQGIGTSLTPNSPDICQIVGTTDISISSPEKLQFTKSPTGSIKSLKDSANSDKKAKSRNKEGLLEPKVLIEGVLFRARYLGSTQLVCEGQPTKSTRMMQAEEAVSRIKALAPEGESQPSTEVDLFISTEKIMVLNTDLKEIMMDHALRTISYIADIGDLVVLMARRRFVPNSVVDPSITSPLGDVPTPGIGEEESPPKEPLSKHNRTPKMICHVFESDEAQFIAQSIGQAFQVAYMEFLKANGIENESLAKEMDYQEVLNSQEIFGDELEIFAKKELQKEVVVPKAKGEILGVVIVESGWGSMLPTVVIANLMSSGAAARCGQLNIGDQLIAINGMSLVGLPLSTCQSYIRNAKNQTAVKFTVVPCPPVVEVKILRPKALFQLGFSVQNGVICSLLRGGIAERGGVRVGHRIIEINNQSVVAVPHDTIVKLLSSSVGEILMKTMPTSMFRLLTGQETPIYI; translated from the exons ATGAACTCAAACTCCTGCAGTGACAGCAGTAACGAGTCCATGGTCAATCCACCGCACATACAGATGAACTTTGGCcagcaggcgcagcagcagcaatcgcatcagcaccagcagcaacaccaggaGCGTTATGTGTGGGAGATGCGAACCCGTAGCCCAAATGTGACGCCAGCCAGCACGGTGCTCAATTCGCCGGATCTCAATGGCGAGCTGTCCTACGTTCCGCTGCAGGGTCTTTCACCATCGGGCGGAGGTGTTCAGGGATCCGGCAGCTATGGTTCGAATGCGGGACGCGATTCTGGCGGCTATTACTACCAGCGACCGCAGCTGCATCAAATCCGACTGGGTAGGAGTCCGGGCAGCCAGTTTGAGACACGTGATGTCCTGCCACAG GGATTGGCCAGCCCCGGCTCACCAACGGATGTGGGCAAGGCGGACGGTCAGTGCCTGCGTGATGGTGAGATCGTGGTGTTCGACGACATCGACACCAACTGGATGAACAAGGCATCGAGTGGCCAGCGTCCAGGCAGCAATGAGGATGTCCTCAAGGTGACCAAAATGATTGGACAGCTGCCAATAGCCGAGTACGAGGGTTCACCGCGACGATTTGGCAGTCAACCGAATACAAATACCATTACCATGGGTGGTCCTAGAAAACGTCCGCCGGGTTTCCCGCAAAGAGTTTCGCCCACCACCAGTGCCGCTAATAATGCGACTGCCCCGGCAAAAGCATCTGTGGGCAACCTTATCGATCTGGTCGACCACGAGGAAGAGCGTTCCGGGACGCTTCGCGAGAAAACACCTACTTTCGACTACCTGTACGAATTCTCAGAGACCAGAAAGGTGCTGGAGGAGTTCTTCAAGGCGAATCCGGAGGACGAAAAGCGGTACACAGATTACACCACGGAAAGTGGAGACGATGTCGCTAGTTCG CCACAAGAGTACCCAGCTACGCCCATGGAGCAGGCATATATAGGACAGCGGCTGGCGAGAATACCCAAAGATGAGCTCTACATGGTTCACCGGTCACCTACTAAGAAGCCA CCCAGTGACCAGAATCCAGCGACGGCCTACCAGGAGCATAATGATATTGAGCTGTACATTGATTCGAATAGCCGAAGCAGCGGCGATTTGGCGGACACCGAACTGGAGGCAAATCTGCGCCGACACTCCCGAAACTTTACCCTGTCTCCCGAGACGACGGATTACGATTCGAATTGCGGTGATTTGGACAGTCTGTCTAACGACATTAACTGCCCCACGGATTTTGGTAAACTGTATACGAGCATGCCTGTCCTAGAAGATGGCCTAAGCAGTGGCCACGCCTCCGATACGGAGAACAACGTATCCGTGGTGTGTGACAAGCAGCACTCGTCCCAATCTCAGCCCGTCCACGAGAACAACGGTAATGGCGAGCGGCTGGATACCGACTACAATGTGATGAGCGCCAGCTTGGCCACATTGACCACAGATGCCTCGCAATCGGCGCTGATAAGCGACTTCGCCTCACTGCCCATGCCCCCGGCTCCGCCTCCATCATCGCCACCCCAAATCGAGATCGCCGATGCAAGTGAATCCATGACCATGGCGCCAGATGCTGATAATCCACTGGACAGTCACTACGGTGCGGTTTATGCAGCAGCTTTGGGAGGTACTCACACAGAGAAGTCAGCGGGATCAGGACTGGGGGTGACACCAGTAACTGGGGGAGGATCTTTGCCATCGCAGGCTGCTTCGGAAATCCAGGAGGCCATGAAGGAGATACGTTCCGCGTTGCAGCGTGCTAAAACGCAGCCTGAAAAACTGAAATTCTGTGACGAAGTGCTGCCCACGGATCCAGATTCACCGGTTTGGGTTCCACGCAAGGGGACGACGGTCTCCGCGGCCCAAGGTGCGGCGGCGGATGAGGAACCAGACACCGACCTGGAAACAGATCGCCTGTTGGGTCAGCAGAGGCACGATGAGCAGGATTTCTTCGCCGATCAG ACCCTGGCTGATAACAATGCCAATGAGGGCACGGATATTGCCAGCAATGGGCATCTGAATGGCACGTCCGACAACAACAATCCGAATCCAATGAATACTACCAAGCCGCAAACCTACTCGACGGCCACCATTCGACAAGGCATCGGCACCTCGCTGACACCCAATTCGCCGGACATCTGTCAGATCGTGGGCACGACCGACATCTCCATAAGCTCGCCGGAAAAACTGCAGTTCACCAAAAGTCCCACGGGCTCTATTAAATCCCTGAAGGACTCTGCCAACTCGGACAAGAAGGCCAAATCGCGGAACAAAGAGG GTCTCTTGGAACCTAAAGTTCTCATTGAGGGCGTGTTGTTTCGGGCCAGATACCTTGGATCCACTCAACTTGTCTGCGAGGGTCAGCCGACCAAGTCGACCAGAATGATGCAGGCTGAGGAGGCCGTTTCCAGGATCAAG GCTTTG GCTCCCGAGGGCGAAAGTCAGCCGAGCACTGAAGTGGACCTGTTCATATCAACCGAAAAGATAATGGTGCTTAACACGGATCTCAAGGAGATCATGATGGACCATGCGCTGCGTACTATATCCTATATAGCCGACATTGGCGATCTGGTTGTGCTGATGGCTCGTCGCCGATTCGTACCGAATAGTGTTGTGGATCCGTCGATCACAAGTCCATTAGGTGATGTTCCCACTCCGGGCATAGGCGAGGAGGAGTCGCCGCCCAAAGAGCCACTCAGCAAGCACAATCGCACGCCCAAAATGATCTGCCACGTGTTCGAAAGCGATGAGGCGCAGTTCATAGCTCAGTCCATTGGACAGGCCTTCCAG GTGGCCTACATGGAGTTCCTGAAGGCAAACGGCATCGAAAACGAGAGCCTGGCCAAAGAGATGGACTACCAGGAGGTGCTCAACAGCCAGGAGATTTTCGGTGACGAGCTGGAGATCTTTGCCAAAAAGGAGCTGCAAAAGGAGGTGGTTGTGCCGAAGGCCAAAGGCGAGATCCTAGGCGTGGTGATCGTAGAGAGTGGCTGGGGTTCCATGCTGCCCACCGTGGTGATAGCCAACCTGATGAGTTCCGGAGCAGCTGCCCGCTGCGGCCAGCTGAACATCGGTGACCAGCTGATCGCCATTAACGGCATGAGCCTGGTGGGACTGCCGCTGTCCACCTGCCAGAGCTACATACGCAATGCCAAGAACCAAACTGCCGTCAAGTTCACCGTTGTGCCCTGTCCGCCTGTCGTCGAGGTTAAGATCCTGCGTCCCAAGGCGCTGTTCCAGTTGGGTTTTAGTGTTCAAAATGGCGTg ATCTGCAGTCTTTTGCGTGGAGGAATCGCTGAGCGGGGCGGAGTACGCGTTGGCCACCGCATCATTGAGATTAACAACCAGAGCGTTGTGGCCGTGCCACACGATACCATTGTCAAGCTGTTGTCATCCTCAGTGGGCGAG ATCCTGATGAAGACAATGCCCACGTCCATGTTTCGTTTGCTCACCGGTCAAGAGACGCCaatctatatataa
- the LOC117147040 gene encoding uncharacterized protein LOC117147040 isoform X4 produces the protein MNSNSCSDSSNESMVNPPHIQMNFGQQAQQQQSHQHQQQHQERYVWEMRTRSPNVTPASTVLNSPDLNGELSYVPLQGLSPSGGGVQGSGSYGSNAGRDSGGYYYQRPQLHQIRLGRSPGSQFETRDVLPQGLASPGSPTDVGKADGQCLRDGEIVVFDDIDTNWMNKASSGQRPGSNEDVLKVTKMIGQLPIAEYEGSPRRFGSQPNTNTITMGGPRKRPPGFPQRVSPTTSAANNATAPAKASVGNLIDLVDHEEERSGTLREKTPTFDYLYEFSETRKVLEEFFKANPEDEKRYTDYTTESGDDVASSPQEYPATPMEQAYIGQRLARIPKDELYMVHRSPTKKPPSDQNPATAYQEHNDIELYIDSNSRSSGDLADTELEANLRRHSRNFTLSPETTDYDSNCGDLDSLSNDINCPTDFGKLYTSMPVLEDGLSSGHASDTENNVSVVCDKQHSSQSQPVHENNGNGERLDTDYNVMSASLATLTTDASQSALISDFASLPMPPAPPPSSPPQIEIADASESMTMAPDADNPLDSHYGAVYAAALGGTHTEKSAGSGLGVTPVTGGGSLPSQAASEIQEAMKEIRSALQRAKTQPEKLKFCDEVLPTDPDSPVWVPRKGTTVSAAQGAAADEEPDTDLETDRLLGQQRHDEQDFFADQTLADNNANEGTDIASNGHLNGTSDNNNPNPMNTTKPQTYSTATIRQGIGTSLTPNSPDICQIVGTTDISISSPEKLQFTKSPTGSIKSLKDSANSDKKAKSRNKEGLLEPKVLIEGVLFRARYLGSTQLVCEGQPTKSTRMMQAEEAVSRIKAPEGESQPSTEVDLFISTEKIMVLNTDLKEIMMDHALRTISYIADIGDLVVLMARRRFVPNSVVDPSITSPLGDVPTPGIGEEESPPKEPLSKHNRTPKMICHVFESDEAQFIAQSIGQAFQVAYMEFLKANGIENESLAKEMDYQEVLNSQEIFGDELEIFAKKELQKEVVVPKAKGEILGVVIVESGWGSMLPTVVIANLMSSGAAARCGQLNIGDQLIAINGMSLVGLPLSTCQSYIRNAKNQTAVKFTVVPCPPVVEVKILRPKALFQLGFSVQNGVICSLLRGGIAERGGVRVGHRIIEINNQSVVAVPHDTIVKLLSSSVGEILMKTMPTSMFRLLTGQETPIYI, from the exons ATGAACTCAAACTCCTGCAGTGACAGCAGTAACGAGTCCATGGTCAATCCACCGCACATACAGATGAACTTTGGCcagcaggcgcagcagcagcaatcgcatcagcaccagcagcaacaccaggaGCGTTATGTGTGGGAGATGCGAACCCGTAGCCCAAATGTGACGCCAGCCAGCACGGTGCTCAATTCGCCGGATCTCAATGGCGAGCTGTCCTACGTTCCGCTGCAGGGTCTTTCACCATCGGGCGGAGGTGTTCAGGGATCCGGCAGCTATGGTTCGAATGCGGGACGCGATTCTGGCGGCTATTACTACCAGCGACCGCAGCTGCATCAAATCCGACTGGGTAGGAGTCCGGGCAGCCAGTTTGAGACACGTGATGTCCTGCCACAG GGATTGGCCAGCCCCGGCTCACCAACGGATGTGGGCAAGGCGGACGGTCAGTGCCTGCGTGATGGTGAGATCGTGGTGTTCGACGACATCGACACCAACTGGATGAACAAGGCATCGAGTGGCCAGCGTCCAGGCAGCAATGAGGATGTCCTCAAGGTGACCAAAATGATTGGACAGCTGCCAATAGCCGAGTACGAGGGTTCACCGCGACGATTTGGCAGTCAACCGAATACAAATACCATTACCATGGGTGGTCCTAGAAAACGTCCGCCGGGTTTCCCGCAAAGAGTTTCGCCCACCACCAGTGCCGCTAATAATGCGACTGCCCCGGCAAAAGCATCTGTGGGCAACCTTATCGATCTGGTCGACCACGAGGAAGAGCGTTCCGGGACGCTTCGCGAGAAAACACCTACTTTCGACTACCTGTACGAATTCTCAGAGACCAGAAAGGTGCTGGAGGAGTTCTTCAAGGCGAATCCGGAGGACGAAAAGCGGTACACAGATTACACCACGGAAAGTGGAGACGATGTCGCTAGTTCG CCACAAGAGTACCCAGCTACGCCCATGGAGCAGGCATATATAGGACAGCGGCTGGCGAGAATACCCAAAGATGAGCTCTACATGGTTCACCGGTCACCTACTAAGAAGCCA CCCAGTGACCAGAATCCAGCGACGGCCTACCAGGAGCATAATGATATTGAGCTGTACATTGATTCGAATAGCCGAAGCAGCGGCGATTTGGCGGACACCGAACTGGAGGCAAATCTGCGCCGACACTCCCGAAACTTTACCCTGTCTCCCGAGACGACGGATTACGATTCGAATTGCGGTGATTTGGACAGTCTGTCTAACGACATTAACTGCCCCACGGATTTTGGTAAACTGTATACGAGCATGCCTGTCCTAGAAGATGGCCTAAGCAGTGGCCACGCCTCCGATACGGAGAACAACGTATCCGTGGTGTGTGACAAGCAGCACTCGTCCCAATCTCAGCCCGTCCACGAGAACAACGGTAATGGCGAGCGGCTGGATACCGACTACAATGTGATGAGCGCCAGCTTGGCCACATTGACCACAGATGCCTCGCAATCGGCGCTGATAAGCGACTTCGCCTCACTGCCCATGCCCCCGGCTCCGCCTCCATCATCGCCACCCCAAATCGAGATCGCCGATGCAAGTGAATCCATGACCATGGCGCCAGATGCTGATAATCCACTGGACAGTCACTACGGTGCGGTTTATGCAGCAGCTTTGGGAGGTACTCACACAGAGAAGTCAGCGGGATCAGGACTGGGGGTGACACCAGTAACTGGGGGAGGATCTTTGCCATCGCAGGCTGCTTCGGAAATCCAGGAGGCCATGAAGGAGATACGTTCCGCGTTGCAGCGTGCTAAAACGCAGCCTGAAAAACTGAAATTCTGTGACGAAGTGCTGCCCACGGATCCAGATTCACCGGTTTGGGTTCCACGCAAGGGGACGACGGTCTCCGCGGCCCAAGGTGCGGCGGCGGATGAGGAACCAGACACCGACCTGGAAACAGATCGCCTGTTGGGTCAGCAGAGGCACGATGAGCAGGATTTCTTCGCCGATCAG ACCCTGGCTGATAACAATGCCAATGAGGGCACGGATATTGCCAGCAATGGGCATCTGAATGGCACGTCCGACAACAACAATCCGAATCCAATGAATACTACCAAGCCGCAAACCTACTCGACGGCCACCATTCGACAAGGCATCGGCACCTCGCTGACACCCAATTCGCCGGACATCTGTCAGATCGTGGGCACGACCGACATCTCCATAAGCTCGCCGGAAAAACTGCAGTTCACCAAAAGTCCCACGGGCTCTATTAAATCCCTGAAGGACTCTGCCAACTCGGACAAGAAGGCCAAATCGCGGAACAAAGAGG GTCTCTTGGAACCTAAAGTTCTCATTGAGGGCGTGTTGTTTCGGGCCAGATACCTTGGATCCACTCAACTTGTCTGCGAGGGTCAGCCGACCAAGTCGACCAGAATGATGCAGGCTGAGGAGGCCGTTTCCAGGATCAAG GCTCCCGAGGGCGAAAGTCAGCCGAGCACTGAAGTGGACCTGTTCATATCAACCGAAAAGATAATGGTGCTTAACACGGATCTCAAGGAGATCATGATGGACCATGCGCTGCGTACTATATCCTATATAGCCGACATTGGCGATCTGGTTGTGCTGATGGCTCGTCGCCGATTCGTACCGAATAGTGTTGTGGATCCGTCGATCACAAGTCCATTAGGTGATGTTCCCACTCCGGGCATAGGCGAGGAGGAGTCGCCGCCCAAAGAGCCACTCAGCAAGCACAATCGCACGCCCAAAATGATCTGCCACGTGTTCGAAAGCGATGAGGCGCAGTTCATAGCTCAGTCCATTGGACAGGCCTTCCAG GTGGCCTACATGGAGTTCCTGAAGGCAAACGGCATCGAAAACGAGAGCCTGGCCAAAGAGATGGACTACCAGGAGGTGCTCAACAGCCAGGAGATTTTCGGTGACGAGCTGGAGATCTTTGCCAAAAAGGAGCTGCAAAAGGAGGTGGTTGTGCCGAAGGCCAAAGGCGAGATCCTAGGCGTGGTGATCGTAGAGAGTGGCTGGGGTTCCATGCTGCCCACCGTGGTGATAGCCAACCTGATGAGTTCCGGAGCAGCTGCCCGCTGCGGCCAGCTGAACATCGGTGACCAGCTGATCGCCATTAACGGCATGAGCCTGGTGGGACTGCCGCTGTCCACCTGCCAGAGCTACATACGCAATGCCAAGAACCAAACTGCCGTCAAGTTCACCGTTGTGCCCTGTCCGCCTGTCGTCGAGGTTAAGATCCTGCGTCCCAAGGCGCTGTTCCAGTTGGGTTTTAGTGTTCAAAATGGCGTg ATCTGCAGTCTTTTGCGTGGAGGAATCGCTGAGCGGGGCGGAGTACGCGTTGGCCACCGCATCATTGAGATTAACAACCAGAGCGTTGTGGCCGTGCCACACGATACCATTGTCAAGCTGTTGTCATCCTCAGTGGGCGAG ATCCTGATGAAGACAATGCCCACGTCCATGTTTCGTTTGCTCACCGGTCAAGAGACGCCaatctatatataa
- the LOC117147040 gene encoding uncharacterized protein LOC117147040 isoform X6, whose product MNSNSCSDSSNESMVNPPHIQMNFGQQAQQQQSHQHQQQHQERYVWEMRTRSPNVTPASTVLNSPDLNGELSYVPLQGLSPSGGGVQGSGSYGSNAGRDSGGYYYQRPQLHQIRLGRSPGSQFETRDVLPQGLASPGSPTDVGKADGQCLRDGEIVVFDDIDTNWMNKASSGQRPGSNEDVLKVTKMIGQLPIAEYEGSPRRFGSQPNTNTITMGGPRKRPPGFPQRVSPTTSAANNATAPAKASVGNLIDLVDHEEERSGTLREKTPTFDYLYEFSETRKVLEEFFKANPEDEKRYTDYTTESGDDVASSQPQEYPATPMEQAYIGQRLARIPKDELYMVHRSPTKKPPSDQNPATAYQEHNDIELYIDSNSRSSGDLADTELEANLRRHSRNFTLSPETTDYDSNCGDLDSLSNDINCPTDFGKLYTSMPVLEDGLSSGHASDTENNVSVVCDKQHSSQSQPVHENNGNGERLDTDYNVMSASLATLTTDASQSALISDFASLPMPPAPPPSSPPQIEIADASESMTMAPDADNPLDSHYGAVYAAALGGTHTEKSAGSGLGVTPVTGGGSLPSQAASEIQEAMKEIRSALQRAKTQPEKLKFCDEVLPTDPDSPVWVPRKGTTVSAAQGAAADEEPDTDLETDRLLGQQRHDEQDFFADQTLADNNANEGTDIASNGHLNGTSDNNNPNPMNTTKPQTYSTATIRQGIGTSLTPNSPDICQIVGTTDISISSPEKLQFTKSPTGSIKSLKDSANSDKKAKSRNKEVLIEGVLFRARYLGSTQLVCEGQPTKSTRMMQAEEAVSRIKAPEGESQPSTEVDLFISTEKIMVLNTDLKEIMMDHALRTISYIADIGDLVVLMARRRFVPNSVVDPSITSPLGDVPTPGIGEEESPPKEPLSKHNRTPKMICHVFESDEAQFIAQSIGQAFQVAYMEFLKANGIENESLAKEMDYQEVLNSQEIFGDELEIFAKKELQKEVVVPKAKGEILGVVIVESGWGSMLPTVVIANLMSSGAAARCGQLNIGDQLIAINGMSLVGLPLSTCQSYIRNAKNQTAVKFTVVPCPPVVEVKILRPKALFQLGFSVQNGVICSLLRGGIAERGGVRVGHRIIEINNQSVVAVPHDTIVKLLSSSVGEILMKTMPTSMFRLLTGQETPIYI is encoded by the exons ATGAACTCAAACTCCTGCAGTGACAGCAGTAACGAGTCCATGGTCAATCCACCGCACATACAGATGAACTTTGGCcagcaggcgcagcagcagcaatcgcatcagcaccagcagcaacaccaggaGCGTTATGTGTGGGAGATGCGAACCCGTAGCCCAAATGTGACGCCAGCCAGCACGGTGCTCAATTCGCCGGATCTCAATGGCGAGCTGTCCTACGTTCCGCTGCAGGGTCTTTCACCATCGGGCGGAGGTGTTCAGGGATCCGGCAGCTATGGTTCGAATGCGGGACGCGATTCTGGCGGCTATTACTACCAGCGACCGCAGCTGCATCAAATCCGACTGGGTAGGAGTCCGGGCAGCCAGTTTGAGACACGTGATGTCCTGCCACAG GGATTGGCCAGCCCCGGCTCACCAACGGATGTGGGCAAGGCGGACGGTCAGTGCCTGCGTGATGGTGAGATCGTGGTGTTCGACGACATCGACACCAACTGGATGAACAAGGCATCGAGTGGCCAGCGTCCAGGCAGCAATGAGGATGTCCTCAAGGTGACCAAAATGATTGGACAGCTGCCAATAGCCGAGTACGAGGGTTCACCGCGACGATTTGGCAGTCAACCGAATACAAATACCATTACCATGGGTGGTCCTAGAAAACGTCCGCCGGGTTTCCCGCAAAGAGTTTCGCCCACCACCAGTGCCGCTAATAATGCGACTGCCCCGGCAAAAGCATCTGTGGGCAACCTTATCGATCTGGTCGACCACGAGGAAGAGCGTTCCGGGACGCTTCGCGAGAAAACACCTACTTTCGACTACCTGTACGAATTCTCAGAGACCAGAAAGGTGCTGGAGGAGTTCTTCAAGGCGAATCCGGAGGACGAAAAGCGGTACACAGATTACACCACGGAAAGTGGAGACGATGTCGCTAGTTCG CAGCCACAAGAGTACCCAGCTACGCCCATGGAGCAGGCATATATAGGACAGCGGCTGGCGAGAATACCCAAAGATGAGCTCTACATGGTTCACCGGTCACCTACTAAGAAGCCA CCCAGTGACCAGAATCCAGCGACGGCCTACCAGGAGCATAATGATATTGAGCTGTACATTGATTCGAATAGCCGAAGCAGCGGCGATTTGGCGGACACCGAACTGGAGGCAAATCTGCGCCGACACTCCCGAAACTTTACCCTGTCTCCCGAGACGACGGATTACGATTCGAATTGCGGTGATTTGGACAGTCTGTCTAACGACATTAACTGCCCCACGGATTTTGGTAAACTGTATACGAGCATGCCTGTCCTAGAAGATGGCCTAAGCAGTGGCCACGCCTCCGATACGGAGAACAACGTATCCGTGGTGTGTGACAAGCAGCACTCGTCCCAATCTCAGCCCGTCCACGAGAACAACGGTAATGGCGAGCGGCTGGATACCGACTACAATGTGATGAGCGCCAGCTTGGCCACATTGACCACAGATGCCTCGCAATCGGCGCTGATAAGCGACTTCGCCTCACTGCCCATGCCCCCGGCTCCGCCTCCATCATCGCCACCCCAAATCGAGATCGCCGATGCAAGTGAATCCATGACCATGGCGCCAGATGCTGATAATCCACTGGACAGTCACTACGGTGCGGTTTATGCAGCAGCTTTGGGAGGTACTCACACAGAGAAGTCAGCGGGATCAGGACTGGGGGTGACACCAGTAACTGGGGGAGGATCTTTGCCATCGCAGGCTGCTTCGGAAATCCAGGAGGCCATGAAGGAGATACGTTCCGCGTTGCAGCGTGCTAAAACGCAGCCTGAAAAACTGAAATTCTGTGACGAAGTGCTGCCCACGGATCCAGATTCACCGGTTTGGGTTCCACGCAAGGGGACGACGGTCTCCGCGGCCCAAGGTGCGGCGGCGGATGAGGAACCAGACACCGACCTGGAAACAGATCGCCTGTTGGGTCAGCAGAGGCACGATGAGCAGGATTTCTTCGCCGATCAG ACCCTGGCTGATAACAATGCCAATGAGGGCACGGATATTGCCAGCAATGGGCATCTGAATGGCACGTCCGACAACAACAATCCGAATCCAATGAATACTACCAAGCCGCAAACCTACTCGACGGCCACCATTCGACAAGGCATCGGCACCTCGCTGACACCCAATTCGCCGGACATCTGTCAGATCGTGGGCACGACCGACATCTCCATAAGCTCGCCGGAAAAACTGCAGTTCACCAAAAGTCCCACGGGCTCTATTAAATCCCTGAAGGACTCTGCCAACTCGGACAAGAAGGCCAAATCGCGGAACAAAGAGG TTCTCATTGAGGGCGTGTTGTTTCGGGCCAGATACCTTGGATCCACTCAACTTGTCTGCGAGGGTCAGCCGACCAAGTCGACCAGAATGATGCAGGCTGAGGAGGCCGTTTCCAGGATCAAG GCTCCCGAGGGCGAAAGTCAGCCGAGCACTGAAGTGGACCTGTTCATATCAACCGAAAAGATAATGGTGCTTAACACGGATCTCAAGGAGATCATGATGGACCATGCGCTGCGTACTATATCCTATATAGCCGACATTGGCGATCTGGTTGTGCTGATGGCTCGTCGCCGATTCGTACCGAATAGTGTTGTGGATCCGTCGATCACAAGTCCATTAGGTGATGTTCCCACTCCGGGCATAGGCGAGGAGGAGTCGCCGCCCAAAGAGCCACTCAGCAAGCACAATCGCACGCCCAAAATGATCTGCCACGTGTTCGAAAGCGATGAGGCGCAGTTCATAGCTCAGTCCATTGGACAGGCCTTCCAG GTGGCCTACATGGAGTTCCTGAAGGCAAACGGCATCGAAAACGAGAGCCTGGCCAAAGAGATGGACTACCAGGAGGTGCTCAACAGCCAGGAGATTTTCGGTGACGAGCTGGAGATCTTTGCCAAAAAGGAGCTGCAAAAGGAGGTGGTTGTGCCGAAGGCCAAAGGCGAGATCCTAGGCGTGGTGATCGTAGAGAGTGGCTGGGGTTCCATGCTGCCCACCGTGGTGATAGCCAACCTGATGAGTTCCGGAGCAGCTGCCCGCTGCGGCCAGCTGAACATCGGTGACCAGCTGATCGCCATTAACGGCATGAGCCTGGTGGGACTGCCGCTGTCCACCTGCCAGAGCTACATACGCAATGCCAAGAACCAAACTGCCGTCAAGTTCACCGTTGTGCCCTGTCCGCCTGTCGTCGAGGTTAAGATCCTGCGTCCCAAGGCGCTGTTCCAGTTGGGTTTTAGTGTTCAAAATGGCGTg ATCTGCAGTCTTTTGCGTGGAGGAATCGCTGAGCGGGGCGGAGTACGCGTTGGCCACCGCATCATTGAGATTAACAACCAGAGCGTTGTGGCCGTGCCACACGATACCATTGTCAAGCTGTTGTCATCCTCAGTGGGCGAG ATCCTGATGAAGACAATGCCCACGTCCATGTTTCGTTTGCTCACCGGTCAAGAGACGCCaatctatatataa